In Drosophila nasuta strain 15112-1781.00 chromosome 2R, ASM2355853v1, whole genome shotgun sequence, a single genomic region encodes these proteins:
- the LOC132784585 gene encoding AF4/FMR2 family member lilli isoform X1, translated as MWTEAKVNSAMGLQATAATKRKHELTFDSKDANTTYTGNCAPPPVKANKWAINNNNYLESLEEQQQKTTPTPTAAAAAAAATEQQQQTEANNNNVETLKTAHSIISNSNGDEVTIPSSTSTTSKCPAEVPLPPTASAAIPEDNIAKLEVVAAVPCEPWSTAAASPVATASVGSSNSNEPVDCISKLQAVAVPSDPWGSIATRSTLATTLLSADELDDDDDDFEDDYEEEESIIPTYCPMRYHPFAQQQQQQQQQQQQQQQHQQQAAAAAAAAAQQQQRSYAPGYGSRPAYYSEPFPQQNCSRTGSPQHMAPRGFAPPQWTTTGAAGVPGPPPSGAAATPSAAQQQQQFYENGGGVVYAQPAPQQTIRCAENGKSYLDLGCSSAASSTPTSALPSSGNNNSSNVNSNSNGPAPAAFVPGGLPLPLHGLPLKRCCDGRGGWCSANRSCYKDTRLKIRNLSMFKLSRFRQVSEQSLYRSVLICNTLKRIDREIEAEAKELHQAAQQHHQQAAAAAAAAAAQAAQYHPAYQQQQQQQQQQQQTPPPPLHHAQQDYAPVLNCARLANMDHYQQLAQAPSFQPQAPPPLGYHERLDAPPPAYRAAGVPAAAANSAATTGAPTGFQPLTTGSNCDTSSASTTLHPYDHYPFRESQSGRATPFPTCQSTVVAAPAAGAATVAAAPAATTVVSSASETPVSAAVSVVAVTPAQVANSSNSSSSNINNTSSSNASSSSNNSATSSVVSACDSSDSGYADDDSTRSINWSSVLSLSSQSALDPLNNNDLFNILPAAATPTAVPVCIANSSTGSSSANSPLAFSGSFTTVQASNSSSSSNNNSLSSSTTATFTTLSTISSATHSLTSSYVSSISSNVSAGANTWEYGFLDMEFGLGSEFTELVPSCKLSSDELFKSGLSGPVASSRLHDNELEQPAHIMVGS; from the coding sequence GTAAATTCAGCAATGGGTCTTCAAGCAACAGCCGCTACCAAGCGGAAGCATGAGCTGACCTTTGATAGCAAGGATGCCAACACCACCTACACGGGCAACTGTGCGCCGCCTCCGGTGAAGGCCAACAAATGggccatcaacaacaacaactacctGGAATCGCTcgaggagcaacagcaaaagacaacgccaacgccaacagctgcagcggcagcagcagcagcaacggagcaacaacagcaaaccgaagccaacaacaacaatgtggaGACCCTGAAGACAGCTCATAGTATTattagcaacagcaacggtgACGAAGTTACTATCCCAAGCAGCACAAGCACGACCAGCAAATGTCCTGCCGAGGTGCCACTGCCGCCAACGGCAAGTGCAGCCATACCCGAGGACAACATTGCCAAGCTCGAGGTGGTTGCTGCGGTGCCCTGCGAGCCTTGGTCAACGGCAGCAGCTTCGCCGGTGGCAACAGCCTCTgtgggcagcagcaacagcaacgagccTGTCGACTGCATCTCCAAGCTGCAGGCGGTGGCAGTGCCCAGTGATCCTTGGGGCAGCATTGCCACACGCTCCACGCTGGCCACGACACTGCTCAGCGCGGATGAGTtggacgacgatgatgatgacttCGAGGATGATtacgaggaggaggagagcaTCATACCCACCTACTGTCCCATGCGCTATCATCCCTtcgcccagcagcagcaacagcaacaacagcagcaacaacagcagcagcaacatcagcagcaagcggctgctgcagcagctgccgcagcgcagcaacagcaacgcagcTACGCTCCCGGCTATGGCAGCCGTCCCGCCTACTACTCGGAGCCATTTCCCCAGCAGAATTGCTCGCGCACCGGCAGCCCGCAGCACATGGCGCCGCGAGGCTTTGCTCCGCCGCAGTGGACGACAACGGGAGCAGCGGGCGTGCCTGGTCCACCGCCCAGTGGTGCTGCAGCCACGCCCAGTGccgcccagcagcagcagcagttctATGAGAATGGCGGCGGCGTTGTATATGCGCAGCCTGCGCCACAGCAGACGATACGCTGTGCGGAGAATGGCAAATCCTATCTGGACTTGGGCTGCAGCAGTGCGGCGAGCTCGACGCCAACGAGCGCGTTGcccagcagcggcaacaacaacagcagcaatgtcaacagcaacagcaatggtcCCGCGCCCGCTGCCTTCGTGCCTGGCGGTTTGCCTCTGCCTTTGCACGGTCTGCCGTTGAAGCGTTGCTGCGATGGACGCGGCGGTTGGTGCAGCGCCAATCGCAGTTGCTACAAGGATACGCGACTGAAGATACGCAATCTATCGATGTTCAAGTTGTCGCGTTTTCGCCAAGTGTCGGAGCAGTCGCTTTATCGCTCGGTCCTCATCTGCAACACACTCAAGCGCATCGATCGCGAGATCGAGGCTGAGGCCAAGGAGTTGCATCAGGCGGcacagcagcatcatcagcaggctgccgccgcagcagctgcagccgcagCTCAGGCAGCTCAGTACCATCCAGCctatcagcaacagcagcagcagcaacaacagcagcagcaaacgccGCCACCGCCTCTGCATCATGCTCAACAGGATTATGCGCCCGTGTTGAACTGTGCGCGCTTGGCCAACATGGATCACTATCAGCAGCTGGCGCAAGCGCCCAGTTTCCAACCCCAAGCACCACCGCCACTTGGCTACCACGAGCGACTCGATGCGCCGCCGCCCGCCTACAGAGCTGCAGGTgtcccagcagcagcagccaactcagcagcaacaactggcGCGCCAACGGGCTTCCAGCCATTGACGACTGGCAGCAACTGTGATACGTCTTCTGCTAGCACGACGCTGCATCCTTACGACCACTATCCGTTTCGGGAGTCGCAGTCTGGACGTGCCACGCCCTTCCCCACCTGCCAGAGCACAGTTGTCGCCGCCCccgcagcaggagcagcaacagttgctgccgcgccagcagcaacaacagtcgtAAGCAGCGCCAGCGAGACGCCAGTGAGCGCCGCTGTCTCTGTGGTGGCTGTCACGCCTGCACAAgtcgccaacagcagcaactcgagcagcagcaacatcaacaacaccagcagcagcaacgcgagcagtagcagcaacaactctgCCACCAGCAGTGTGGTCAGCGCCTGTGATTCAAGCGATTCGGGTTATGCGGATGACGATTCTACGCGTTCCATAAACTGGAGCTCGGTGCTCAGCCTCAGCTCGCAGTCGGCGCTGGATCCGCTGAACAACAACGATCTGTTCAACATATTGCCCGCCGCTGCCACTCCCACTGCAGTGCCTGTTTGCATAGCGAACAGTAGTACCGGCAGCAGTAGCGCAAATTCGCCACTGGCCTTCAGTGGCAGCTTCACCACTGTGCAGGCGAGCAactcgagcagcagcagcaacaacaactcgttgtcgtcgtcgacgaCAGCCACGTTCACGACATTGTCGACAATTTCGTCGGCAACGCATTCACTGACCTCATCCTATGTGAGCAGCATTAGTTCCAATGTGTCGGCGGGTGCCAATACATGGGAGTACGGTTTCCTTGATATGGAATTCGGCCTGGGATCCGAGTTTACCGAACTGGTGCCCAGCTGCAAGCTCAGCTCAGATGAACTCTTCAAGAGCGGCCTCAGTGGCCCAGTGGCCAGTTCGAGGCTGCACGACAATGAGCTCGAACAGCCCGCTCACATTATGGTCGGCAGTTAG
- the LOC132784585 gene encoding AF4/FMR2 family member lilli isoform X2 produces MCTEVNSAMGLQATAATKRKHELTFDSKDANTTYTGNCAPPPVKANKWAINNNNYLESLEEQQQKTTPTPTAAAAAAAATEQQQQTEANNNNVETLKTAHSIISNSNGDEVTIPSSTSTTSKCPAEVPLPPTASAAIPEDNIAKLEVVAAVPCEPWSTAAASPVATASVGSSNSNEPVDCISKLQAVAVPSDPWGSIATRSTLATTLLSADELDDDDDDFEDDYEEEESIIPTYCPMRYHPFAQQQQQQQQQQQQQQQHQQQAAAAAAAAAQQQQRSYAPGYGSRPAYYSEPFPQQNCSRTGSPQHMAPRGFAPPQWTTTGAAGVPGPPPSGAAATPSAAQQQQQFYENGGGVVYAQPAPQQTIRCAENGKSYLDLGCSSAASSTPTSALPSSGNNNSSNVNSNSNGPAPAAFVPGGLPLPLHGLPLKRCCDGRGGWCSANRSCYKDTRLKIRNLSMFKLSRFRQVSEQSLYRSVLICNTLKRIDREIEAEAKELHQAAQQHHQQAAAAAAAAAAQAAQYHPAYQQQQQQQQQQQQTPPPPLHHAQQDYAPVLNCARLANMDHYQQLAQAPSFQPQAPPPLGYHERLDAPPPAYRAAGVPAAAANSAATTGAPTGFQPLTTGSNCDTSSASTTLHPYDHYPFRESQSGRATPFPTCQSTVVAAPAAGAATVAAAPAATTVVSSASETPVSAAVSVVAVTPAQVANSSNSSSSNINNTSSSNASSSSNNSATSSVVSACDSSDSGYADDDSTRSINWSSVLSLSSQSALDPLNNNDLFNILPAAATPTAVPVCIANSSTGSSSANSPLAFSGSFTTVQASNSSSSSNNNSLSSSTTATFTTLSTISSATHSLTSSYVSSISSNVSAGANTWEYGFLDMEFGLGSEFTELVPSCKLSSDELFKSGLSGPVASSRLHDNELEQPAHIMVGS; encoded by the coding sequence GTAAATTCAGCAATGGGTCTTCAAGCAACAGCCGCTACCAAGCGGAAGCATGAGCTGACCTTTGATAGCAAGGATGCCAACACCACCTACACGGGCAACTGTGCGCCGCCTCCGGTGAAGGCCAACAAATGggccatcaacaacaacaactacctGGAATCGCTcgaggagcaacagcaaaagacaacgccaacgccaacagctgcagcggcagcagcagcagcaacggagcaacaacagcaaaccgaagccaacaacaacaatgtggaGACCCTGAAGACAGCTCATAGTATTattagcaacagcaacggtgACGAAGTTACTATCCCAAGCAGCACAAGCACGACCAGCAAATGTCCTGCCGAGGTGCCACTGCCGCCAACGGCAAGTGCAGCCATACCCGAGGACAACATTGCCAAGCTCGAGGTGGTTGCTGCGGTGCCCTGCGAGCCTTGGTCAACGGCAGCAGCTTCGCCGGTGGCAACAGCCTCTgtgggcagcagcaacagcaacgagccTGTCGACTGCATCTCCAAGCTGCAGGCGGTGGCAGTGCCCAGTGATCCTTGGGGCAGCATTGCCACACGCTCCACGCTGGCCACGACACTGCTCAGCGCGGATGAGTtggacgacgatgatgatgacttCGAGGATGATtacgaggaggaggagagcaTCATACCCACCTACTGTCCCATGCGCTATCATCCCTtcgcccagcagcagcaacagcaacaacagcagcaacaacagcagcagcaacatcagcagcaagcggctgctgcagcagctgccgcagcgcagcaacagcaacgcagcTACGCTCCCGGCTATGGCAGCCGTCCCGCCTACTACTCGGAGCCATTTCCCCAGCAGAATTGCTCGCGCACCGGCAGCCCGCAGCACATGGCGCCGCGAGGCTTTGCTCCGCCGCAGTGGACGACAACGGGAGCAGCGGGCGTGCCTGGTCCACCGCCCAGTGGTGCTGCAGCCACGCCCAGTGccgcccagcagcagcagcagttctATGAGAATGGCGGCGGCGTTGTATATGCGCAGCCTGCGCCACAGCAGACGATACGCTGTGCGGAGAATGGCAAATCCTATCTGGACTTGGGCTGCAGCAGTGCGGCGAGCTCGACGCCAACGAGCGCGTTGcccagcagcggcaacaacaacagcagcaatgtcaacagcaacagcaatggtcCCGCGCCCGCTGCCTTCGTGCCTGGCGGTTTGCCTCTGCCTTTGCACGGTCTGCCGTTGAAGCGTTGCTGCGATGGACGCGGCGGTTGGTGCAGCGCCAATCGCAGTTGCTACAAGGATACGCGACTGAAGATACGCAATCTATCGATGTTCAAGTTGTCGCGTTTTCGCCAAGTGTCGGAGCAGTCGCTTTATCGCTCGGTCCTCATCTGCAACACACTCAAGCGCATCGATCGCGAGATCGAGGCTGAGGCCAAGGAGTTGCATCAGGCGGcacagcagcatcatcagcaggctgccgccgcagcagctgcagccgcagCTCAGGCAGCTCAGTACCATCCAGCctatcagcaacagcagcagcagcaacaacagcagcagcaaacgccGCCACCGCCTCTGCATCATGCTCAACAGGATTATGCGCCCGTGTTGAACTGTGCGCGCTTGGCCAACATGGATCACTATCAGCAGCTGGCGCAAGCGCCCAGTTTCCAACCCCAAGCACCACCGCCACTTGGCTACCACGAGCGACTCGATGCGCCGCCGCCCGCCTACAGAGCTGCAGGTgtcccagcagcagcagccaactcagcagcaacaactggcGCGCCAACGGGCTTCCAGCCATTGACGACTGGCAGCAACTGTGATACGTCTTCTGCTAGCACGACGCTGCATCCTTACGACCACTATCCGTTTCGGGAGTCGCAGTCTGGACGTGCCACGCCCTTCCCCACCTGCCAGAGCACAGTTGTCGCCGCCCccgcagcaggagcagcaacagttgctgccgcgccagcagcaacaacagtcgtAAGCAGCGCCAGCGAGACGCCAGTGAGCGCCGCTGTCTCTGTGGTGGCTGTCACGCCTGCACAAgtcgccaacagcagcaactcgagcagcagcaacatcaacaacaccagcagcagcaacgcgagcagtagcagcaacaactctgCCACCAGCAGTGTGGTCAGCGCCTGTGATTCAAGCGATTCGGGTTATGCGGATGACGATTCTACGCGTTCCATAAACTGGAGCTCGGTGCTCAGCCTCAGCTCGCAGTCGGCGCTGGATCCGCTGAACAACAACGATCTGTTCAACATATTGCCCGCCGCTGCCACTCCCACTGCAGTGCCTGTTTGCATAGCGAACAGTAGTACCGGCAGCAGTAGCGCAAATTCGCCACTGGCCTTCAGTGGCAGCTTCACCACTGTGCAGGCGAGCAactcgagcagcagcagcaacaacaactcgttgtcgtcgtcgacgaCAGCCACGTTCACGACATTGTCGACAATTTCGTCGGCAACGCATTCACTGACCTCATCCTATGTGAGCAGCATTAGTTCCAATGTGTCGGCGGGTGCCAATACATGGGAGTACGGTTTCCTTGATATGGAATTCGGCCTGGGATCCGAGTTTACCGAACTGGTGCCCAGCTGCAAGCTCAGCTCAGATGAACTCTTCAAGAGCGGCCTCAGTGGCCCAGTGGCCAGTTCGAGGCTGCACGACAATGAGCTCGAACAGCCCGCTCACATTATGGTCGGCAGTTAG